AAGCTCAGGTAAGCTCAGTGTACACAGGTAagctcaggtaaacacaggtagacACAGGTAAGCTCAATGTACACAGGTAGACACAGATAAGATCAGATAAACACAGGTAGACACAGGTAAGCTGAATGTACACAGGTAGACACAGATAAGCTCAGATAAACACAGGTAGACACAGGTAagctcaggtaaacacaggtagacacaggtaagcgcaggtaaacacaggtagacACAGGTAAGCTCAGTGTACACAGGTAGACACAGGTAAGCTCAGGTGAACAGGTAGACACAGGTAagctcaggtaaacacaggtaagcTCAGTGTACACAGGTAGACACAGGTAagctcaggtaaacacaggtagacATAGGTAagctcaggtaaacacaggtaagcTCAATGTACACAGGTAGACACAGGTAAGCTCAGGTAGACACAGGTAAGcccaggtaaacacaggtagacacaggtagacacaggtaagctcaggtaaacacaggtagacACAGGTAAGCTCAGTGTACACAGGTAGACACAGGTAAGCTCAGGTAAACAGGTAGACACAGGTAagctcaggtaaacacaggtaagcTCAGTGTACACAGGTAGACACAGGTAAactcaggtaaacacaggtagacACAGGTAAGCTCAGTGTACACAGGTAGACACAGGTAAGCTCAGGTGAACAGGTAGACACAGGTAagctcaggtaaacacaggtaagcTCAGTGTACACAGGTAGACACAGGTAagctcaggtaaacacaggtagacATAGGTAagctcaggtaaacacaggtaagcTCAATGTACACAGGTAGACACAGGTAAGCTCAGGTAGACACAGGTAAGcccaggtaaacacaggtagacacaggtagacacaggtaagctcaggtaaacacaggtagacACAGGTAAGCTCAGTGTACACAGGTAGACACAGGTAAGCTCAGGTAAACAGGTAGACACAGGTAagctcaggtaaacacaggtaagcTCAGTGTACACAGGTAGACACAGGTAAactcaggtaaacacaggtagacATAGGTAagctcaggtaaacacaggtaagcTCAATGTACACAGGTAGACACAGGTAagctcaggtaaacacaggtagacacaggtaagctcaggtaaacacaggtaagcTCAGTGTACACAGGTAAACTGTTCTGCCTCATCTTTAGAAAGTGTGATTGAGGAACTGCAATCTGCTGCACACGGCTACAAAGAGCAGGTGtaagacaggcagacagacaggtagttACCCGGTGTTGTGGTTCAGTCCGAGCAGGTCTCTCCTGGTGTTCaacagtctgtctgtcaggtTGGAAACCTGTTCAATCCTCTGCATCAACTCTCCCATCAActgagagacaggcagagagacagaaggacagacatgtagagagagacagacagtcagacagacagtcagacagacagatataaaaACTGGTGAGTCAATTCAATATAAAAATTGATCAGACGtcacagttaaaaataaaactcagaCAGGCTGATGTTAGTCTGCTCTGACCTGAAGCAGTGAGACAggtgtatgtctgtctgtgtgtcttacCCTGATGAGGACAGAGAAGAGCGACCTGGAGCAGTGAGACAGGTGTATGTAGGGGTTGAGCAGGTATTCGTGCAGCAGCGGGTGGTTGAAGGCCGACAGTCTGGACAGAACTGCCGTCAATTTCAGGTTCAACTCGTACGGCTGCAATCACACAAGATAAACAATGACTCACCTGTGACAGGTGTACAGTGAGTCATCatagaggacagacaggtgtacagTGAGTCATCatagaggacagacaggtgtacaggtgaGTCAtcacagaggacagacaggtgggtGTCTACCTGCTCCAGGACGCGTCCCAGTCGGTCAAACAGAACTTTCAGCAGGTGACCTTCGAAGAACTCCTCCCCCTCACctgaagagggaggaagaagactAAGCGGCCAATTCcacgacagagagagagactgacacTCGGTCACCTGAggaaggagcagaagaagaagaccatCAGTACCTTCTATCTCTATGAGAACCAGGTCCGGTTCTTCAGGTGAGGACCAACCAGCTATCAGATCATCACGTATGCGAGTCTGACTTCTATGTTTCTTGAAGACGGTTTAAATGAAACTGGATCTGTTGTCATAGCAGCACGTCCTTCAAcccaaggtgtgtgtgtgtgtgtgtgtgtgtgtgtgtgtgtgtgtgtgtgtgtgtgtgtgtgtgtgtgtgtgtgtgtgtgtgtgtgtgtgatctgacCAGTGTGTGAGCGTCGTGGACATACGACTCGTATCCtccctcctgcagcagctgagctGATCGAACCTGAACTGGAACCAAACACAggaaactacacacacacacacacacacacacacacacacacacacacacacacacacacacacacacacacacacacacacacacacacacacacacacacacacacacacacacacacacacacacacaatgaaaccagtcagtttgtgtgtgtgtgtgtgtgtgtgtgtgtgtgtgtgtgtgtgtgtgtgtgtgtgtgtgtgtgtgtgttacctgttgACAACATCAGAAGCTGATCCcagaccagagagaggaggaaggagctgACTGTCTGAGAACAACAAGCTGTCGGAGAAGAACGGGTCCTCCTCCAGACcactggacagacagacagacagacagacagacatgattATCTTCACTGTGatcaatatgtttgtttattctgttttataatCTGCTGTTGAAGGTTGTATGACGTCatgttgtgatgtcacagtgtgttGGACTCACTCGATGTCCTCATTGGCCTCATGGCTCTCAGTGTACCTGTCGTCCTGTCCTGCAGCAGGTAGAGACAGGTAACTACGACTCTGCAGGAAACTCAACACCAGCTCATCCAGAATGTCTCTGTGAGGCTTCTGTAGTAACTCTTccaccagagacagagacgcCAAACTGATCTGGGGACAGGGAGACACACCTGGATCGGTTTGTGGGTCTTACCTGCAGAATCACCTGTATCTATACATGTGATGTGTTCTGGACTTACCTGGTCAGAGATGTGGTCGCATcgctgcagcagcaggtcagtcagtgtgtgtgttctcagcaCGAAGTGAACCAGGACATCCAGCAGAGATGAAGACTGGACCAATCTGACAGCAAcacagaggatggaggtggagacAAGGACCACCTCCTCACacctgaacaaaacaaacacacctgaactgtactgtactgtcaCTGTCCAGTTAGTAAACACAGGTGAGGTGTTGTACTGTAGTGTCACTGTCCAGTTagtaaacacaggtgatgtgttgtactgtcactgtcactgtccagttagtaaacacaggtgatgtGTTGTACTGTACTGTCACTGTCCAGTTagtaaacacaggtgatgtGTTGTACTGTACTGTCACTGTCCAGTTAGTAAACACAGGTGAGGTGTTGTACTGTCACTGTCACGTTagtaaacacaggtgatgtGTTGTACTGTACTGTCACTGTCCAGTTagtaaacacaggtgatgtGTTGTCCTGTACTGTCAcagtttaacaaaaataaaactcagaCAGGCTGATGTTAGTCTGCTCTGACCTGAAGCAGTGAGACAggtgtatgtctgtctgtgtgtcttacCCTGATGAGGACAGAGAAGAGCGACCTGGAGCAGTGAAACAGGTGTATGTAGGGGTTGAGCAGGTATTCGTGCAGCAGCGGGTGGTtgaagtaagtaagtaagtactAAACACAGGTGAGGTGTTGTACTGTACTGTCACTGTACAGTTAGTAAACACAGGTGAGGTGTTGTACTGTAGGGTCACTGTACAGTTAGTAAACACAGGTGAGGTGTTGTACTGTAGGGTCACTGTACAGTTAGTAAACACAGGTGAGGTGTTGTACTGTACTGTCACTGTACAGTTAGTAAACACAGGTGAGGTGTTgtactgtcactgtcactgtacagttagtaaacacaggtgatgtGTTGTACTGTACTGTCACTGTCCAGTTagtaaacacaggtgatgtGTTGTCACTGTCACAGACAGGCTGATGTTAGTCTGCTCTGAAAGCAGTGAGACAggtgatgtctgtgtgtgtcttacccTGATGAGGACAGAGAAGAGCGACCTGGAGCAGTGAGACTGTATGTAGGGGTTGAGCAGGTATTCAGTAAACTAAACACAGGTGAGGTGTTGTACTGTACTGTCACTGTACAGTTAGTAAACACAGGTGAGGTGTCACTGTACAGTtagtaaacacaggtgtgttgtactgtactgtacagttAGTAAACACAGGTGAGGTGTTGTACTGTACTGTCACTGTACAGTTAGTAAACACAGGTGAGGTGTTGTACTGTAGGGTCACTGTACAGTTAGTAAACACAGGTGAGGTGTTGTACTGTAGGGTCACTGTACAGTTAGTAAACACAGGTGAGGTGTTGTACTGTAGGGTCACTGTACAGTTagtaaacacaggtgatgtTGTACTGTTCACTGTACAGTTAGTAAACACAGGTGAGGTGTTGTACTGGGTCACTGTACAGTTAGTAAACACAGGTGAGGTGTTGTACTGTAGGGTCACTGTACAGTTagtaaacacaggtgatgtGTTGTACTGTAGGGTCACTGTACAGTTAGTAAACACAGGTGAGGTGTTGTACTGTAGGGTCACTGTACAGTTagtaaacacaggtgatgtGTTGTACTGTAGGGTCACTGTACAGTTAGTAAACACAGGTGAGGTGTTGTACTGTAGGGTCACTGTACAGTTAGTAAACACAGGTGAGGTGCAGACTTACGTGTGCAGCAGCTGAGGCTGAAGAACGTCAAACAACCAAAACCGATGGACACACTGAGCTAGCTTCACTGCTAACAcctgctaacacacacacacacacacacacacacacacacacacacacacacacacacacacacacacacacacacacacacacacacacacacacacacacacacacacacacacacacacacacacacacacacgaaacacTTGAGAATGATACTGTGAACACATTCAGAcagtgtgcaggtgtgtgtgtgtgtacctgaggAGCTTCTCTCATCAGGTGGTCCAGGAAGTCCAGCCAAGAGAAGAAGTTGGTCACGTGATCAGCAGCAGAAGACCTGAGATCAGAGCTGCAGCGGGAGAACTGagagctgaaaacacaaagaagaggTTTGCAAAGCTACGAACCAGGAAGTGAGTTGAACATAGCCGGGGTAGTCAGcagagtgaaacatttaaagaaaggTCATTAAACTATATTATTACACAAATGAGACTGAAAGTAAGTTTTATCTGACAGATGCAGG
This sequence is a window from Anoplopoma fimbria isolate UVic2021 breed Golden Eagle Sablefish chromosome 13, Afim_UVic_2022, whole genome shotgun sequence. Protein-coding genes within it:
- the fhip2b gene encoding FHF complex subunit HOOK interacting protein 2B; protein product: MEAFSRLGSMLLHALETREPTVDLLESFVDHWKAITNYYIKTTDDSTPVTQTEVPWRLRQMLDILVYEEKQQVEDTGPCMEYLLQHKLLETLCTLGKAQYPPGMVQQVLLFFSKLLSQIQKPLLQLVNVYRPVQKLIDLCALPGSHTEKEEAQFLLVICSRVKQDPHTLRYILQILDKPAAMKPASDQSQHSNLQSQASNHKKEPTLPSSQSDSSTCSPVQSESRLLSALLQLAKSQRASVCLKAYESLLLLSALQSESSGEILANHTQLGELLAGRLLQLYSLLPLESLDPGEVQSWPHTPWSSQFSRCSSDLRSSAADHVTNFFSWLDFLDHLMREAPQVLAVKLAQCVHRFWLFDVLQPQLLHTCEEVVLVSTSILCVAVRLVQSSSLLDVLVHFVLRTHTLTDLLLQRCDHISDQISLASLSLVEELLQKPHRDILDELVLSFLQSRSYLSLPAAGQDDRYTESHEANEDIDGLEEDPFFSDSLLFSDSQLLPPLSGLGSASDVVNSFLCLVPVQVRSAQLLQEGGYESYVHDAHTLVTECQSLSLSWNWPLSLLPPSSGEGEEFFEGHLLKVLFDRLGRVLEQPYELNLKLTAVLSRLSAFNHPLLHEYLLNPYIHLSHCSRSLFSVLIRLMGELMQRIEQVSNLTDRLLNTRRDLLGLNHNTGLEHLTLMRGLVVLEEFCKELAAIAFVKLPLDQR